From the genome of Argentina anserina chromosome 4, drPotAnse1.1, whole genome shotgun sequence, one region includes:
- the LOC126790661 gene encoding RNA polymerase II C-terminal domain phosphatase-like 3, with translation MVVGGSNCAAWNDCTAIEQTLGGGVMGGDDSGNNIKEEKVGDVEEGEISDSTSVEEISEEDFVKQESKAETTKSNGGGDGGARVWTMRELYNYPGFRGYRNGLVNLAWAQAVQNKPLNELFVMDEQQRSSSSAVAVSSGNEKVVIIDSGDEMEEGELEEGEIDLDSENGKGGDMNVDREERDVVWEKRVNLLREALESLTITEAEKSFGDVCLRFLDGLGSLRGVLSQISVSTKEALVKQLFSAVVAIISVFRSMSPDRKEQNKEVLARILSSAKSDPSPFPAEQLNEIEVMSSSMDSSEVQSQTEAHSNGNGLQSINGDHNSNSATAVANASHLFTYSANKSSDTPVPVVHSNPNISSEFPRSGTSSFKGRGLMLPLLDLHMDHDEDSLPSPTREPPACFPVRKPLVVADGMAKKSGSETARVAPDVQGSKLHVYETEALKAVSSYQQKFSRNSFLTSELPSPTPSEDGDNGDDDGTGEVSSSSAASNVRTPHPPFFGRQVISSHPPTILPGSSGMQGQITAKSAASVSSGSSMPIKSSAKSRDPRLRFANSDVSASTLNQESIAVHNAPKVDSVITVSSRKHKFAEESNFDGPESKRQRGTNSVVGWGTKTSLGSLEDSSSVGPHFIDRNQTVEKKLADPRKMVNVSNSPGTVEGNSNGQNTANEQLPLMAPSSVSLPAILKDIAVNPTMLINILKLQQQRVAEAQQKAAAPAESMTYPPSSISILGAASLVSDPSKTSGALPMSTSSSQTAPMDEAGKVRMKLRDPRRLLHGNALKKGGSLGQEQFRTIVPPLPSSQTNKDDLNGQKQDSQADNKLVPSQSVAVAAPDIASQFTKNLKNIADIISVSQVSTTSPTIPSQNLSTELVPVNLDKVEQKAVEQHTGRVSAPEPTAASPSCSPATWGDVEHLFEGYDDKQKAAIQRERTRRLEEQKKMFAARKLCLVLDLDHTLLNSAKFVEVDLVHDEILKKKEEQDRKEPKRHLFRFQHMGMWTKLRPGVWNFLEKASQLFEMHLYTMGNKLYATEMAKVLDPTGALFAGRVISRGDDGDPLDGDERVPKSKDLEGVLGMESAVVIIDDSVRVWPHNKLNLIVVERYTYFPCSRRQFGLLGPSLLEIDHDERHEDGTLASSLAVIEKIHQIFFSHPSLDEADVRNILASEQQKILGGCRIVFSRMFPVGEVNPHLHPLWQTAEQFGASCTNQIDDQVTHVVANSLGTDKVNWALSSGKFVVHPGWVEASALLYRRANEQDFAIKP, from the exons atggtcGTTGGTGGATCCAATTGTGCTGCGTGGAACGATTGCACAGCAATCGAGCAAACCCTAGGGGGTGGCGTGATGGGGGGAGATGATAGTGGCAACAACATCAAAGAGGAGAAGGTTGGGGATGTTGAAGAAGGTGAGATTTCCGATTCGACTTCAGTGGAGGAGATCAGTGAGGAGGATTTCGTCAAGCAGGAATCCAAGGCTGAGACGACGAAATCCAACGGCGGAGGAGACGGAGGAGCTAGGGTTTGGACGATGCGGGAGCTCTACAACTACCCGGGGTTCCGCGGCTACCGGAACGGTCTGGTGAACCTGGCCTGGGCTCAGGCCGTGCAGAACAAGCCGCTGAATGAGCTGTTTGTGATGGATGAGCAGCAGAGGTCGTCGTCGTCGGCGGTGGCGGTGAGCTCCGGCAATGAGAAGGTGGTGATTATCGACAGTGGGGATGAGATGGAGGAGGGGGAGCtggaggagggggagattgATTTGGATTCCGAGAATGGGAAGGGAGGTGATATGAATGTGGATAGGGAGGAGAGGGATGTGGTGTGGGAGAAGCGAGTGAACTTGCTGAGGGAGGCATTGGAGTCTCTGACGATTACTGAGGCCGAGAA ATCATTTGGGGATGTATGTCTCCGGTTTCTTGACGGCTTGGGAAGCTTGCGAGGAGTGCTTTCTCAGATTAGTGTGTCCACTAAAGAAGCTCTAGTCAAGCAGCTGTTCAGTGCTGTAGTTGCTATTATCTCT GTGTTCCGCTCCATGAGCCCTGATCGGAAGGAGCAGAATAAAGAGGTTCTTGCAAG GATACTTTCTTCTGCGAAGAGTGATCCTTCTCCTTTTCCTGCAGAGCAGCTGAACGAG ATAGAGGTGATGAGTTCCTCTATGGATTCCTCTGAAGTGCAATCTCAAACCGAAGCACATAGTAATGGGAATGGGTTACAGTCTATCAATGGGGATCACAATTCGAATTCTGCTACTGCAGTTGCAAATGCCAGTCATTTGTTCACTTATTCAGCTAATAAGTCTTCAGATACACCTGTACCTGTGGTTCATAGCAATCCAAATATATCGTCCGAATTCCCAAGATCAGGAACATCCAGTTTTAAGGGTAGGGGGCTCATGCTACCCCTCTTAGACCTTCACATGGATCATGATGAAGATAGCCTTCCATCTCCTACACGAGAACCACCAGCCTGTTTTCCTGTCCGGAAACCATTGGTTGTTGCTGATGGGATGGCAAAAAAATCTGGGTCAGAGACAGCTCGGGTGGCCCCAGATGTACAAGGTTCAAAATTGCATGTCTATGAAACCGAAGCTCTTAAGGCTGTTTCTAGCTATCAACAAAAATTTAGTCGCAATTCTTTTTTGACAAGTGAACTTCCAAGCCCAACCCCTTCAGAAGACGGTGATAATGGGGATGATGATGGCACTGGGGAGGTATCTAGTTCCTCTGCCGCTAGTAATGTGAGAACTCCACATCCCCCTTTTTTTGGTCGTCAAGTTATCTCTTCTCATCCTCCTACCATCCTGCCGGGTAGCTCTGGCATGCAGGGACAAATCACGGCAAAAAGTGCTGCCTCTGTCAGTTCGGGGTCTAGTATGCCCATTAAATCTTCAGCTAAGAGTAGAGACCCTAGGCTACGATTTGCCAATTCTGATGTTAGTGCTTCAACCCTTAACCAAGAGTCAATTGCTGTGCATAATGCACCTAAAGTGGATTCTGTTATCACAGTAAGCTCAAGAAAGCATAAATTTGCTGAGGAGTCTAATTTTGATGGTCCTGAATCAAAAAGACAAAGGGGTACAAACTCAGTGGTTGGTTGGGGTACAAAAACTTCTCTTGGAAGTTTGGAGGATAGCAGTAGTGTTGGACCTCATTTTATTGACAGGAACCAGACTGTGGAGAAAAAGTTAGCTGATCCTAGAAAAATGGTCAATGTTTCAAATTCTCCTGGTACTGTAGAAGGCAACTCCAATGGCCAAAATACAGCTAATGAGCAGCTGCCATTAATGGCTCCAAGCTCAGTTTCGTTGCCTGCAATATTGAAGGATATTGCTGTGAATCCGACTATGTTGATTAACATACTTAAGTTACAACAACAAAGAGTAGCAGAAGCTCAGCAGAAGGCTGCGGCTCCTGCAGAAAGTATGACTTATCCTCCAAGCTCAATTTCAATACTTGGTGCAGCTTCATTGGTGAGTGATCCATCAAAGACTTCTGGAGCTTTGCCGATGTCAACCAGTTCTTCGCAAACGGCTCCAATG GATGAGGCAGGAAAAGTCCGCATGAAACTCCGGGACCCTCGTCGACTTCTTCATGGTAATGCACTTAAAAAGGGTGGAAGCTTGGGACAGGAACAGTTCAGAACAATTGTACCCCCATTGCCAAGCAGTCAGACAAACAAGGATGATCTGAATGGGCAAAAGCAAGATAGTCAGGCAGATAACAAATTGGTGCCTTCACAGTCAGTGGCTGTAGCAGCCCCTGACATTGCTAGCCAATTCACCAAAAATCTTAAAAATATTGCTGATATTATCTCTGTTTCCCAAGTATCAACAACAAGTCCAACAATACCTTCTCAGAATCTATCTACAGAACTGGTTCCAGTCAACCTGgacaaagttgaacagaaagCTGTGGAACAGCATACTGGAAGGGTATCTGCACCCGAACCAACTGCAGCAAGTCCATCTTGCTCACCAGCCACGTGGGGAGATGTTGAGCATTTGTTTGAAGGATATGATGACAAGCAgaaagcagctattcaaaGAGAGAGAACAAGAAGGTTAGAAGAACAGAAGAAAATGTTTGCTGCACGCAAGCTGTGCCTTGTGCTGGATCTAGATCACACACTTCTCAATTCAGCTAAG TTTGTAGAAGTTGATCTGGTGCatgatgaaattttgaaaaagaaagaggaacAGGATCGTAAAGAGCCAAAAAGGCATCTCTTCCGGTTTCAACATATGGGAATGTGGACCAAATTGCGGCCTGGGGTGTGGAATTTTTTAGAGAAG GCTAGTCAACTTTTTGAGATGCATCTTTACACAATGGGGAACAAGCTATATGCTACTGAGATGGCAAAAGTGCTAGATCCAACAGGGGCTCTTTTTGCCGGACGAGTTATTTCTAGAGGTGATGATGGGGATCCTCTTGATGGTGATGAGAGGGTTCCTAAGAGTAAGGATTTGGAAGGAGTTTTGGGTATGGAATCAGCTGTTGTGATTATAGATGATTCTGTGAGGGTCTGGCCGCATAACAAACTGAATTTGATAGTTGTAGAAAG GTATACATACTTTCCTTGTAGCAGACGGCAGTTCGGGCTTCTAGGTCCTTCCCTTCTTGAGATTGATCATGATGAGAGACATGAAGATGGAACTCTGGCATCCTCATTAGCG gttattgaaaagatacatcaGATATTTTTCTCCCATCCTTCCCTAGATGAAGCAGATGTTAGAAATATTCTGGCCTCTGAGCAGCAAAAGATTTTGGGTGGTTGTCGTATAGTATTTAGCAGGATGTTTCCAGTTGGTGAGGTTAATCCTCACCTTCATCCTTTGTGGCAGACAGCCGAACAGTTTGGTGCTTCGTGCACCAACCAGATAGATGATCAGGTTACCCATGTAGTTGCCAATTCTCTTGGGACTGACAAG GTGAATTGGGCTCTTTCTTCTGGAAAATTTGTTGTGCATCCTGGCTG GGTGGAAGCTTCAGCTTTGCTTTATCGGAGGGCAAATGAGCAAGATTTTGCCATTAAACCATGA
- the LOC126792344 gene encoding transcription factor bHLH137-like, with the protein MASPPFLSNFGKKKSLSNCTRSMRLSDEGQLKELKRKKSRVCGERDETEDYVGVKARRGEATDSHSLSERARRAKIRLRMKLLQSLVPGCDKITGKARILDEIIKYVQLLQNQVESLAAKLVFVDLLLYESESNPNRNARVSEMLSQGLLPSVPESSSTEFLSFASSSPSDSASLLLTDDQKATLIPQNGGALLLDVENKPEDIETTNCSPYKLNQF; encoded by the exons ATGGCCAGCCCTCCGTTTCTTTCTAATTTTGGGAAGAAAAAATCACTGTCCAACTGCACTCGGTCaatgagattgagtgac GAGGGTCAATTGAAGGAGCTGAAGCGGAAGAAGAGCAGAGTTTGTGGTGAAAGAGATGAAACCGAAGATTATGTTGGTGTAAAGGCAAGAAGGGGTGAAGCAACCGACAGTCACAGTCTTTCCGAAAGA GCAAGAAGAGCGAAAATCCGTCTGAGAATGAAGCTCTTGCAATCTCTTGTTCCTGGATGTGATAAG ATAACCGGCAAGGCTCGTATACTGGATGAGATTATCAAATATGTTCAATTGCTACAGAATCAAGTAGAG TCCCTTGCGGCAAAGCTTGTTTTTGTGGATCTCTTGCTATATGAAAGTGAGTCGAATCCAAATAGAAATGCTCGTGTTTCTGAG ATGCTGTCACAGGGGCTGTTGCCGTCTGTTCCAGAGTCTAGCTCTACCGAGTTCTTGTCTTTTGCGTCCAGTTCACCAAGCGATTCTGCTTCCCTTTTGCTTACAGATGATCAGAAAGCTACTCTGATCCCTCAG AACGGTGGAGCTTTGTTGCTGGATGTGGAAAACAAGCCTGAAGATATTGAGACAACTAATTGTTCACCTTATAAGCTCAACCAATTCTAA
- the LOC126791157 gene encoding uncharacterized protein LOC126791157: MDEQYSNEGCSHLFVLIVFQVPLFRVPCRAGMCTTPLHFTSSQLITSEIFRVPVVKALLYPGALANGLVKNMTIPSWDNLLEIYNLTNAKEASPGATSLWLEPLYVF, translated from the exons ATGGATGAGCAATATTCAAACGAAGGCTGCTCGCATCTTTTCGTCCTAATCGTTTTTCAGGTCCCACTTTTCAG AGTTCCATGCAGAGCTGGTATGTGCACCACACCATTGCATTTCACATCTTCTCAGCTGATTACGAGTGAGATCTTTCGTGTTCCGGTAGTGAAGGCTCTTCTGTACCCTGGGGCTCTGGCTAATGGCCTTGTAAAGAACATGACTATTCCAAGCTGGGATAACTTATTAGAAATCTATAACTTGACCAATGCAAAGGAAGCCAGTCCA GGAGCTACTTCTCTGTGGCTGGAGCCCTTGTATGTGTTCTGA
- the LOC126791617 gene encoding uncharacterized protein LOC126791617, with translation MAAELQPLEATIPAGPTTTSTSTPSLHITTPPTASIPTTTAPPLPPTTALHTAENPGPQQLGQKRQRRPSVRLGEIGDQPAATVSIDSHMRRARYPWKLPKDSTKSVKARSITHLVNGHDSTEIDDRNQNGDGGFEFGSRKIKSKRAATTKRVRSNWIANSKIDEGGDSRDDGEGWMSADPDRESPVRDESPVQSAEENEGHNNWRVGGNWGRGSESRENDAVEMPESNWSGVRTWLIELGLSRYTPVFEIHEVDDEVLPMLTLEDLKDMGINAVGSRRKMYSAIQKLRKGFS, from the coding sequence ATGGCAGCTGAGCTACAGCCACTGGAAGCCACTATTCCCGCCGGCCCAACCACCACCTCCACGTCGACACCTTCACTTCATATAACAACCCCGCCGACGGCCTCAATTCCAACCACAACAGCACCACCACTACCACCAACAACGGCTCTACACACCGCTGAAAATCCAGGCCCGCAGCAATTGGGCCAGAAACGGCAGCGCCGGCCGAGCGTCCGGTTAGGTGAGATCGGCGATCAGCCCGCCGCCACCGTCTCAATCGACTCACACATGCGGCGGGCTAGGTACCCCTGGAAGCTCCCGAAGGACTCCACCAAATCCGTCAAGGCCAGGTCGATAACGCACCTCGTCAACGGCCACGACTCGACGGAGATAGACGACCGGAACCAGAATGGTGACGGCGGATTCGAGTTCGGCAGCCGGAAGATCAAATCGAAGCGAGCGGCGACGACGAAGAGAGTCCGGTCGAATTGGATAGCGAATTCGAAGATCGACGAGGGAGGGGATAGCCGTGACGACGGGGAGGGGTGGATGAGCGCAGATCCCGATAGGGAAAGTCCGGTGAGGGACGAGAGTCCGGTGCAGTCGGCGGAGGAGAACGAGGGGCATAATAACTGGAGAGTTGGGGGAAATTGGGGGAGGGGATCGGAGAGTAGGGAAAACGACGCCGTAGAGATGCCGGAGTCGAATTGGAGCGGAGTGAGGACGTGGCTGATTGAATTGGGGTTGAGTCGGTATACACCGGTGTTTGAGATACATGAGGTGGATGACGAAGTGTTGCCGATGCTGACGTTGGAGGATCTTAAGGATATGGGGATCAACGCCGTCGGGTCACGGCGGAAAATGTACAGTGCTATCCAGAAGCTTCGGAAAGGGTTCTCGTGA
- the LOC126789862 gene encoding putative disease resistance protein At1g50180, whose product MQDKEMMKLFESGLRKSEILLMIWKMWLKSVLGVVSKRGGFKSILKRFGCMFKEGVDLHKIGSEIQNIATDISTLRSSLETYNIRPARESGAGGVSFEHEMQQRLRRTYSHIVERDVVGLEDSVKELAMHLVRSGDGHRVVSIWGMGGLGKTTLAKRVYHDKEVRQHFDCFAWVCISQRCQVRDVWEEILVKVSAVQRTEIAQTRDGEIAKKLHLVQQESGCLVVLDDIWSIETWESLKAAFPLCAETKSRILLTTRNEEVSLHSDRNGFLFQPRSLNDDEVGNS is encoded by the coding sequence ATGCAAGACAAGGAGATGATGAAACTGTTCGAATCTGGGTTGCGAAAATCAGAGATACTGCTTATGATTTGGAAGATGTGGTTGAAATCTGTGTTAGGAGTGGTGTCCAAGAGAGGAGGTTTCAAGAGTATACTGAAAAGGTTTGGTTGCATGTTCAAGGAAGGAGTTGATCTTCACAAAATTgggtcagaaattcagaacatTGCCACCGATATTTCTACTTTGAGGTCTAGTTTGGAAACTTACAACATCAGACCGGCAAGGGAGAGCGGAGCGGGAGGTGTCTCTTTTGAGCATGAGATGCAGCAACGACTAAGGCGGACATACTCTCATATAGTTGAACGCGATGTTGTTGGGTTGGAGGATAGTGTGAAGGAATTGGCGATGCATTTGGTGAGAAGTGGAGACGGCCATCGAGTTGTTTCTATTTGGGGGATGGGAGGTTTGGGGAAAACAACTCTTGCAAAACGGGTTTATCATGATAAGGAAGTCAGACAACACTTCGATTGTTTTGCTTGGGTTTGTATATCTCAACGATGTCAAGTACGAGATGTTTGGGAAGAAATCCTAGTAAAAGTATCTGCTGTGCAAAGAACAGAGATTGCTCAAACGAGGGATGGAGAAATAGCCAAGAAGCTTCATCTTGTTCAACAAGAGAGTGGATGTTTAGTAGTACTTGATGACATATGGAGTATCGAAACCTGGGAGTCTCTGAAAGCAGCATTTCCACTGTGTGCGGAAACTAAGAGCAGAATATTACTCACCACGCGCAATGAAGAAGTATCTTTGCATTCAGACAGAAATGGTTTCCTCTTCCAACCTCGATCACTTAATGACGATGAAGTTGGCAACTCTTGA